A stretch of Onychomys torridus chromosome 2, mOncTor1.1, whole genome shotgun sequence DNA encodes these proteins:
- the Kif12 gene encoding LOW QUALITY PROTEIN: kinesin-like protein KIF12 (The sequence of the model RefSeq protein was modified relative to this genomic sequence to represent the inferred CDS: substituted 1 base at 1 genomic stop codon), whose product MEERGSPDGDPARSLEQGPEGPETPIQVVLRVRPMSTAELRRGEQSALHCSGTRTLQVSPPGGGPDVAFRFGAVLDGARTQEDVFRTCGVKRLGELALRGFSCTVFTFGQTGSGKTFTLTGPPPQGEGASVPPSLVGIMQRTFAWLLDRVQYLGVPVTLRASYLEIYNEQVRDLLSPGSPRPLPVRWNKARGFYVEQLRMVEFASLEALMELLQMGLSRRRSSSHTLNQASSRSHALFTLYISRPTPQQVPAVDFGEPPVGGKLCFVDLAGSEKVTTTGSRGQLMLEANSINRSLLALGHCISLLLDPQRRQSHIPFRDSKLTKLLADSLGGRGVTLMVACVSPSAQCLPETLSTLRYASRAQRVTTRPQAPKSPGVKPPQPVEAELLKLREENRHLRFQLDQIQTKAPGIHGARVTWAQQNLYGMLQEFILENERLRKEMRQLQSSRDLARAEQQVLAQQVHELERHLLSACSLPQQGSAPMFPCSVGPAASCHALPSLCSCCHLCLLCRLSLAHWTCPRRECHVPQQVLEPEALGDMSLSAQLPPWAPPPSPGSSKPPRERIHSDWTQTPVLAEMLIGEEVVPSAPPMPTGSSNMPPCXGGSGILNLTQRLEALTQQINSSLNLGLSQPQPRESMQRPGQGLPPR is encoded by the exons ATGGAGGAACGTGGGTCTCCTGACGG agaTCCAGCACGGAGCCTGGAGCAGGGGCCAGAAGGACCAGAAACCCCCATTCAAGTGGTGCTCAG GGTGCGTCCCATGAGCACGGCAGAGCTGCGTAGAGGAGAGCAGAGTGCTCTGCACTGCTCAGGGACCCGGACTCTGCAG GTGAGTCCCCCAGGTGGAGGGCCCGATGTGGCGTTCCGCTTCGGTGCGGTACTGGACGGGGCGCGCACGCAGGAGGACGTGTTCAGGACGTGTGGCGTGAAGCGCCTGGGCGAGCTGGCACTGCGCGG TTTCTCCTGCACGGTCTTCACTTTTGGCCAGACGGGCTCCGGAAAGACTTTCACTCTGACAGGACCTCCTCCGCAG GGAGAAGGGGCGTCCGTACCCCCTAGCCTGGTTGGCATTATGCAGAGGACCTTCGCCTGGCTATTAGATCGCGTGCAGTACCTGGGTGTCCCTGTCACCCTCCGAGCCTCCTACCTGGAGATCTACAATGAACAG GTTCGGGACTTGCTGAGCCCGGGTTCTCCGCGGCCTCTGCCTGTTAGGTGGAACAAGGCTCGTGGCTTCTATGTGGAGCAGCTTCGGATGGTGGAGTTTGCTAGTCTGGAGGCCTTGATGGAACTCCTGCAGATGG GCCTTAGCCGCCGTCGGAGCTCCTCACATACCTTGAACCAGGCCTCCAGCAGAAGCCATGCCCTGTTCACGCTCTACATCAGCCGCCCAACT CCTCAGCAGGTACCCGCTGTGGATTTTGGGGAGCCTCCTGTCGGGGGAAAGCTGTGCTTCGTGGACCTGGCAGGCAGTGAGAAGGTGACGACCACAGGATCCCGAGGGCAGCTGATGCTCGAGGCCAATAGTATTAACCGCAGCCTCCTGGCATTGG GCCACTGCATCTCTCTGCTGTTGGACCcacagaggaggcagagccacattCCCTTCCGAGACAGCAAGCTCACCAAGTTGCTGGCAGATTCGCTTGGGGGTCGTGGGGTCACCCTTATG GTTGCCTGCGTGTCCCCGTCAGCCCAGTGCCTTCCTGAGACTCTCAGCACTCTGCGATATGCAAGCCGAGCTCAGAGGGTCACCACCCGACCACAGGCTCCCAAG TCCCCTGGAGTAAAGCCACCCCAGCCAGTAGAGGCTGAGCTGCTGAAGCTCAGAGAGGAGAATCGTCACTTGCGGTTCCAGCTGGATCAAATACAGACCAAGG CACCAGGGATCCATGGGGCCCGGGTGACCTGGGCCCAGCAGAACCTCTATGGAATGCTGCAGGAGTTTATACTGGAGAATGAGAGGCTCAG GAAGGAAATGAGACAGCTACAGAGTAGCCGGGATCTGGCCCGGGCAGAGCAGCAAGTCCTGGCCCAGCAGGTCCATGAACTGGAGAG GCACCTCCTTTCTGCTTGCTCCCTTCCCCAGCAGGGCTCCGCCCCCATGTTCCCCTGCTCAGTGGGCCCAGCTGCCTCCTGCCAT GCACTGCCATCCCTCTGCTCCTGCTGTCACCTCTGCCTTCTGTGCCGACTATCCCTGGCCCACTGGACCTGCCCACGGAGAGAGTGCCATGTGCCCCAG CAGGTGCTAGAGCCCGAGGCCCTAGGTGACATGTCTCTGTCTGCTCAGCTCCCACCCTGGGCACCTCCACCAAGCCCTGGCTCTTCCAAGCCCCCACGAGAGAG GATCCACAGTGACTGGACACAAACACCAGTCCTGGCAGAGATGCTGATAGGGGAGGAGGTGGTACCCTCTGCACCACCCATGCCCACTGGGTCCTCGAACATGCCACCATGCTGAG GAGGATCTGGGATCCTGAACCTGACCCAGAGGCTGGAGGCCCTCACACAGCAGATCAACAGCTCCCTGAACCTCGGCCTGAGTCAGCCACAGCCCAGAGAAAGCATGCAGAGACCTGGCCAAGGCCTCCCTCCTCGTTAA